AAGAGGCCTTCACCCATGCGGTCATGAATGGTCGCAGTGATTGTGTGATCTCCCATTATCGATTCCTGTCTGCCATTCATGCCCGGGCTGGAGAGTTGGAGGACGCCCTGCGAGTGTACGGAATTAGCGCATCCGATGAACAGGAACGGCATCATTATGAACAGTTATGTCGCTGGCTGGAGGCGGGAGAAGATCAACTTGTACGAGCGGAACTACTGCGTATGAACGATGATTACGGAAATGCCCTGCGTATCCTGGACGAACTTGGCGGAGAAACGGCGAGACATTGGAAATTCCGCATCTACCAGGAGACTGGACGTGTGGAAGAGGCACTGGCTCTGGTGCATGCAGTCGATATTCAGGATGATGCCAGTCGCCGGGATTATCAGCAATTATCCGGCAGTGCGCTGGCACTGCGAGGGGAACGGCACGGGGCAGTCCGACATTTTCTCGAAACGGCACTGGAGGATGAAGATGCGCTGGCCCGGATTGTCGAGCTGGAGCTGTTGGATCATGCTGTACAGCAATTGCTTGGGGAGGTGCCATGATGCTGGACCCAAAGAAGCGTAGACAACAGTTGAATGGGCCAATGGTGCACAGGAATATCCGAACCGAAACCACTTACACGCCAACCGAAACAGCCGATCAAACATATACAGACGCATTGGAAAATGGAGATCACACCCCGGATCATGCACAACCAACGCAGGACATCCGAAGCCAAGTGCATCACTGGGGCGACACACAAGGTCAGGAAGAACAGAGTGCAGCTATAACACAAGAGGAAACAAGTGTATTCAAAGAGCCCTTCTCCATTCGTCGGGTTCGCAAAAGCAAAGGCAACAAGCTGACCGCCATGCTCCAGGTTCGCAATGAACGCGGCCGATACCTTGAAGAAGTATTGCATGATCTGAGTGGGTTCGTGGATGAGATCGTGATTGTGGACGATGCCAGCACAGACGGAACACCGGACATATGCAAAGCCTATCCAAAGGTGGTCCGTCTGGAGGTATTGGAGAAACCACTGTTCGCCGAGGAATGGCGCCTTCGAAACACCTTATGGCAAGCGGCTGCGGGAACACGTCCCGACTGGTTGCTCTCGGTTGATGCGGATGAGCTGTACAGCTCAGAGGCCAAGAAAGCCATACGCACTCTGATTAATCAGGAGTATGCGGACTGGTTTGCATTTCGATTCTACGACATGTGGGGTGGCCGGACCCACTACCGGGAAGATGATCTCTGGTCTCTGCACAAACGGCATACCGCTTCACTTGTACGATATATGCCTGGATATCCTTATTTTTATCCACAACAGAATCATCACGTTCCCCGTCTTCCCTTGTCCTGCACTGTATTGCCTGGGGTCAGTACGGAACTGAAGGTTCAGCATCTTGGCTGGGCAGGCAGTCTGGAGGACCGGGTTCGTAAATATTTGCGTTACAAGCGCATTGATCCTGGCGGTGAGTGGGGCAATCTTGCACATTACGAGTCGATCCTTGATCCGGAACCTCGGCTGATTCCCTGGAAGGAGGGACCGTGAGATGGGCGTGGTGAGTATTCTGACGCATAGTTTCACCGACGGGTACAACCGGGAATTCAGTCGTGTATTTGGTGGTGGACTGGAGCGATATATTCTGGATCTGTGCAGTGTCATCCGAGGACTCGGGCATATTCCCGAGGTTCATCAGCTCTCTTATTTTGAAGAATTCCAGACTCGGACGGAGCAGATTGACGTATTTGGTTATTCGTACGACATGGATAATGTACCGGAAGCCTTTGACCGGATGGCAGCCGCAGCGCGCGGCCCAGTGATCTATGCCAGCTGTCTGTGGCAACCCATCACCTACAAACCCGGCAGTCTTGGCATCTGTCACGGCATTAACTGGGATCGTCCCGGACTGCCACTGGAGACAAAACAACAAGTAGCAGAACACATTCAGCTGGCTCTGGATGGACTTGTGCGCATCGTGTCTGTGGATTCACATTTCCAGACCTTTTGCCGGTCTGCGTGCACCTATACCGATCCAAGGCAGGTTGTCCTGATTCCCAATGCAGTGGATACGTCCTATTTCACACCTGCCCCACCAACGCGAACCTTCGAGCAAGAACAGGAAGACGAATGGCTTGTCGCATGGAAGAATGATCTGGCGAGTCATGAAGAAAATGTTGGAGCAGTTATATCAGGGGTGCAAGCTGTAGAAGGCAAGGCTGTAACAAGTGGTGCTGGAGCTAGCAGTGGTAAGGCTAACAGAGATGGAGGTGGGGATACAGATAGCGGTCAAGAACGAGAGGGGAAAGGAACGGTAGAACTCCATTTACAGTTATCGAAACTGGAAGAAGTCGAGGCAGATGGCGAATCGTATACGGTTGCTCGTAACCACCGGAATTCAAAGGATTGGGCTACGGAGATTCAAGTAGAAGCAGATGCTGAGTATCAGATTAATGGTCCGATT
This Paenibacillus xylanexedens DNA region includes the following protein-coding sequences:
- a CDS encoding glycosyltransferase family 4 protein, with the translated sequence MGVVSILTHSFTDGYNREFSRVFGGGLERYILDLCSVIRGLGHIPEVHQLSYFEEFQTRTEQIDVFGYSYDMDNVPEAFDRMAAAARGPVIYASCLWQPITYKPGSLGICHGINWDRPGLPLETKQQVAEHIQLALDGLVRIVSVDSHFQTFCRSACTYTDPRQVVLIPNAVDTSYFTPAPPTRTFEQEQEDEWLVAWKNDLASHEENVGAVISGVQAVEGKAVTSGAGASSGKANRDGGGDTDSGQEREGKGTVELHLQLSKLEEVEADGESYTVARNHRNSKDWATEIQVEADAEYQINGPIQGQVEKKTVDARMTSPRPIRIIYPRRISMERGIIPMMLAADKLLGAFPDLEVEFAGELVEGSTVGRVFRYWHRTHPHAERINQRTYDFRDIREAYHQADIAVIPTVFSEGTSYACLEAMSCGLPVIASNVGGLNDLIQDGFNGLLVPPGEQELTAALVRLVQDRAERERLGIYARETALSYDLARWRSRWSTVLESFLAETGLKEGIRG
- a CDS encoding glycosyltransferase — encoded protein: MMLDPKKRRQQLNGPMVHRNIRTETTYTPTETADQTYTDALENGDHTPDHAQPTQDIRSQVHHWGDTQGQEEQSAAITQEETSVFKEPFSIRRVRKSKGNKLTAMLQVRNERGRYLEEVLHDLSGFVDEIVIVDDASTDGTPDICKAYPKVVRLEVLEKPLFAEEWRLRNTLWQAAAGTRPDWLLSVDADELYSSEAKKAIRTLINQEYADWFAFRFYDMWGGRTHYREDDLWSLHKRHTASLVRYMPGYPYFYPQQNHHVPRLPLSCTVLPGVSTELKVQHLGWAGSLEDRVRKYLRYKRIDPGGEWGNLAHYESILDPEPRLIPWKEGP